The sequence TTCGCCGACAAGGTGCTGTCGGCGCAGTCGACCTTTCGTTCGGTGATGGACGCGATGGCGCGGCCGGGTTCGGTCCAGCGCATCGTGCCGATGGCGGGAGCGCCCGCGGCGATTATGCGCGGCACCGCCGCGATCGCGCTGACGCTGTTCGATCACGACACGCCGCTCTGGCTCGATGTGGGCATGGCGGAAAGCTCCGACGTTGTGAAATGGCTCAAGTTCCACACCGGTGCGCCGGTGGTGCATGACACCTCGATCGCGAGCTTCGCCTTGATGAGTGACGGCGCGGCGCTGCCCCCGCTCGAGCGTTTCGCGCTCGGCACCAGCGAATATCCCGATCGCTCGACCACCTTGATCCTCCAGGTCGATCGTCTGGATGCGGGCCGCAGCTTCGAGTTGCGCGGCCCTGGCATCGATGGCGTTGCGACGCTGCAGGCGTCGGTCAAACCGTTCGACCTGTTCGAGCGCCTGAGCATGAACGAGGCGCTGTTTCCACGCGGCATCGACGTGGTGCTGGTCGCCGATGATGCCGTGGTCGCGATCCCCCGCACCACGCGCGTCGTGAGCAAGGGAAGCTGAAAGCATGTATGTCGCAGTCAAAGGCGGCGAACGCGCCATCGAGAACGCCCATCGCCTGCTTGCAAACGCCCGGCGGGGAGACCCCAGTGTCCCCGAAGTTACGCTCGAGCAAATCTCGGAGCAGCTCGGCCTTGCCGTCGATCGCGTCATGAGCGAAGGCTCGCTCTATGACCGCGAGCTTGCTTCGCTCGCCATCAAGCAGGCGCGCGGCGATCTGATCGAGGCGATCTTCCTGGTCCGCGCGTTCCGCGCAACGCTGCCGCGCTTCGGCGCCAGCGAGCCGGTCGACACCGGCGCCATGCGGGTGCAGCGGCGGGTGTCCTCGACATTCAAGGATATCCCCGGCGGCCAGATCCTCGGGCCGACCTTCGACTATACCCATCGCCTGCTCGATCCCTCGCTCGCCGAAGGCTTCGTGCCGGAGGCGCCGGCGACGGCCGAAGCCTCCACCGCGGCGACGCCGCGCGTGACGGATATACTCGGCCGCGATGGATTGATCGAATCCTCGCCGCGAGCCGAGGAGGGCGCCAGCGTCGGCGATCTCACCCGTGAGCCGCTGAACTTTCCGGCGGACCGCGACCTGCGCCTGCAAAATCTGGCCCGCGGCGACGAGGGCTTCCTGCTGGCGATGGGCTATTCCACCCAGCGCGGCTATGGCCGCAACCATCCCTTCGCCGGTGAGATCCGGTTCGGCGAGGTCGAGGTCGAATTCTTCGCCGAAGACGTCGGCTTCGCCGTGCCGCTCGGCTCGATCGAGCTGACCGAGTGCCAGATGGTCAACCAGTTCAAGGGCTCGGTGACGGAAGCGCCGTGCTTCACCCGCGGCTATGGCCTCGCCTTCGGCCAGAGCGAGCGCAAGACCATGTCGATGGCGCTGGTCGACCGCGCGCTGCGTGCCCGCGAGCTCGGCGAAGAGGCGCTCGCTCCCGCGCAGGACGAAGAATTCGTGATGTCGCATTCGGACAACGTGCAGGCGACCGGCTTCGTCGAGCATCTCAAGCTGCCGCATTATGTCGACTTCCAGTCTGAGCTCGGCCTGCTTCGCAAGTTGCGGAAGGAATTTGCCGAAGCCAATGCGCCCGATGCCATGAAGGAGGCCGCGGAATGAACGCGCCTGCCTATAATTTCGCCTATCTCGACGAGCAGACCAAGCGGATGATCCGCCGCGCGATCCTGAAAGCGATCGCGATCCCCGGCTATCAGGTGCCGTTCGCTAGCCGCGAGATGCCGATGCCCTATGGCTGGGGCACCGGTGGCGTGCAGGTCACGGCCGCGATCCTCGGTCCTGACGATGTGCTGAAAGTGATCGACCAGGGCTCCGACGACACGACCAACGCGATCTCGATCCGCAAGTTCTTTGCCAAGACTGCGGGCGTTGCCACGACCACGGCGACGAATGATGCGACCGTGATCCAGACCCGCCACCGCATTCCCGAGGCGGAGCTGAACGCGAATCAGGTGTTGGTCTATCAGGTGCCGATCCCCGAGCCCTTGCGCTTTCTCGAGCCGCGCGAGACCGAGACGCGGCGCATGCATGCGCTGGCCGAATACGGGCTGATGCATGTGAAGCTCTATGAGGATATCGCGCGGTTCGGTCATATCGCGACCGCCTATGCCTATCCGGTCAAGGTGAACGCACGTTACGTGATGGACCCGTCGCCGACGCCGAAATTCGACAATCCCAAGATGGACAATTGCGCGGCGCTGCAGCTGTTCGGCGCCGGCCGCGAGAAGCGCATCTATGCGATCCCGCCCTACACGCAGGTGGTGTCGCTCGATTTCGAGGACCACCCCTTCGAGCCCTACCGCTTCAACGCGCCTTGCGCGCTGTGCGCGGCGGAGAACTCCTATCTCGACGAGATCGTCACCGACGACAAGGGCGGCCGCATGTTCGTGTGCTCCGACACTGATTATTGCGAGGGCCGCCAGGCCGCCGGCCATCACGGCAGCCTCAGCGCCGCGCCGTACAAGGAGAAGGCGGGCTCCCATGGTTGATACGCTTGAGAATGATCAGCCGCTTCTGATCGCGGACAAGCTCAGCAAGTCGTTCGGACGCATCGCAGCCTGTCGCGACGTGTCGTTCTCGCTCTATCCCGGCGAGGTGCTGGCGATCGTCGGCGAGTCCGGCTCGGGTAAGTCGACGCTGCTGCAAATGCTGTCGGGCCAGCTCGCCCCGAGCGCAGGTCACGTCTCCTACCGGATGCGCGATGGCATCACCCGCGATCTCACGACGCTGGGCGAGGCCGAGCGGCGCTTCCTGTTCCGCACCGATTGGGGCTATGTGCACCAGGATCCCGCACAGGGCCTGCGCATGGCGGTGTCGGCCGGCGCCAATGTCGGCGAGCGGCTGATGGCGGTCGGCTGGAATCACTACGGCCGCATCCGCGATACCGCGTCCGACTGGCTCACCCGCGTCGAGATCGACACAGCCCGCATCGACGACGCGCCGCGGACCTATTCCGGCGGCATGCGCCAGCGGCTCCAGATCGCGCGCAACCTCGTCACGGAGCCACGGTTGGTGTTCATGGACGAGCCGACGGGCGGGCTCGATGTCTCGGTTCAGGCCCGCCTGCTCGACCTCCTGCGCGGCCTGGTCGCGGAGCTGCA comes from Bradyrhizobium sp. CCGE-LA001 and encodes:
- the phnH gene encoding phosphonate C-P lyase system protein PhnH; amino-acid sequence: MTTIAELPPGFADKVLSAQSTFRSVMDAMARPGSVQRIVPMAGAPAAIMRGTAAIALTLFDHDTPLWLDVGMAESSDVVKWLKFHTGAPVVHDTSIASFALMSDGAALPPLERFALGTSEYPDRSTTLILQVDRLDAGRSFELRGPGIDGVATLQASVKPFDLFERLSMNEALFPRGIDVVLVADDAVVAIPRTTRVVSKGS
- a CDS encoding carbon-phosphorus lyase complex subunit PhnI, which translates into the protein MYVAVKGGERAIENAHRLLANARRGDPSVPEVTLEQISEQLGLAVDRVMSEGSLYDRELASLAIKQARGDLIEAIFLVRAFRATLPRFGASEPVDTGAMRVQRRVSSTFKDIPGGQILGPTFDYTHRLLDPSLAEGFVPEAPATAEASTAATPRVTDILGRDGLIESSPRAEEGASVGDLTREPLNFPADRDLRLQNLARGDEGFLLAMGYSTQRGYGRNHPFAGEIRFGEVEVEFFAEDVGFAVPLGSIELTECQMVNQFKGSVTEAPCFTRGYGLAFGQSERKTMSMALVDRALRARELGEEALAPAQDEEFVMSHSDNVQATGFVEHLKLPHYVDFQSELGLLRKLRKEFAEANAPDAMKEAAE
- a CDS encoding alpha-D-ribose 1-methylphosphonate 5-phosphate C-P-lyase PhnJ encodes the protein MNAPAYNFAYLDEQTKRMIRRAILKAIAIPGYQVPFASREMPMPYGWGTGGVQVTAAILGPDDVLKVIDQGSDDTTNAISIRKFFAKTAGVATTTATNDATVIQTRHRIPEAELNANQVLVYQVPIPEPLRFLEPRETETRRMHALAEYGLMHVKLYEDIARFGHIATAYAYPVKVNARYVMDPSPTPKFDNPKMDNCAALQLFGAGREKRIYAIPPYTQVVSLDFEDHPFEPYRFNAPCALCAAENSYLDEIVTDDKGGRMFVCSDTDYCEGRQAAGHHGSLSAAPYKEKAGSHG
- the phnK gene encoding phosphonate C-P lyase system protein PhnK, whose translation is MVDTLENDQPLLIADKLSKSFGRIAACRDVSFSLYPGEVLAIVGESGSGKSTLLQMLSGQLAPSAGHVSYRMRDGITRDLTTLGEAERRFLFRTDWGYVHQDPAQGLRMAVSAGANVGERLMAVGWNHYGRIRDTASDWLTRVEIDTARIDDAPRTYSGGMRQRLQIARNLVTEPRLVFMDEPTGGLDVSVQARLLDLLRGLVAELHLAVIIVTHDLAVARLLSHRVMVMKGGRVIETGLTDQVLDDPREPYTQLLVSSILPP